Genomic window (Chelmon rostratus isolate fCheRos1 chromosome 15, fCheRos1.pri, whole genome shotgun sequence):
CTTACTCACTATtgaaatttgtgtgtgtatgccgTTCTAATCTTGGTTCTCCTGTGATCCTCCTACAGTGCCTGGAGTTGCAGAATTTGCTGCATCTTGTAAAAATGTGAGTTAGATTCACTGGGCTTTGTTTTGATTTACAAACTAGATAATTAACTAGCTTCCACATAGTGTAATGTATAGGCCTGATTTATACATCTGTCATGATGTCACTGAGACCTTTGTTGTGTATTACATCACAGCCCATCACAAATTCACCCCCCAAGTGGATGGCTGAACTAGAGAGTGAGGATATTGAAATGCTGAAAGGTTTGTGTTCTTTTGTAACATTTTCTGTGCACCTGTAACAGTGGGTGATAAACAGGAAGACTGTGGACAAAAAGAGCATATAATCAAACATTCTGCTGAAACTTCTGCAAGTTACATGTAGCTAAGAGTTGTCATTATGGTTGCTGTTCACCTTCTGTAGAGCTGGGGAGTCTGACCACCGCCAACCTGATGGAGAAGGTCAAAGCACTTCAGAACCTTGCTTACCAACTGGGATTAGAGGAGTGTGAGTACATCAACAACACAAACCATACAGTGTGCAACACAGACAGTATTTGGGAAACAGGTGCAGAGGTGCCTCTTCTGATAAACCCTGATTTAAAAGCTAAGTGACAGGTAAGCAAATGCACAGGTTACAGCTGCAAAACACATGTTTTGAGGTCAATCACAAGCTGCCAAGTTAATCACATGTTACCACTAGGTGGAGCTCACAGTCTTCTGTATGGAGCCAAGGGTTTTCACAGCATCCTTGTACGCTCTCATTCGAAACCCAGACAAGCTGGCTGCACATAGGCATTTTTATCAGGAGACAGAATGAATGATGTTGAAATTGAAACCCTGACATTTAGAGTCACATACCTACCGAGCATCAGCAAAAAACTGACTTTGAGGTCTTAATTTAGGTCAAGTGTTGGAGGTCAATCTTGTTAATTtggaaaaatgtaaagaaacaagGCCATGCCTACAAGAGCCCATACAACAAGTGCTCAAGCATTTGATGGATGCAAAATCTAGTTTTTAATCCACTCCCCACTGCCTGCATTGTCATAATCCTTAGCGAGTGTGGATTAGAGAGATGTAGCTAAGTGCTCATATTTTCCAAAGAGAAAAATCggtatttatttttccagtgaAAAGACACACCAGCAATGAAGAATTGTGGTATAAAACCCCTCTTACTGGGGTGGTATATATGAAAAAATTCACGTTGATCCCCCCCCTCCCAGGTCAGTTAAATTCAACCATCATGTCTTTACACAGTGCTTTGATGTAGACAGTGAGTGATAGAGCAGTTGAGATGTTGCACTGCCGTCTGCTTGTAACGAGCGCAACCTGCACAAAGACAACCTCTACTTATAGAATTGTGACAACGATAATTTGGAAAGGCTTTGATGAAATTTGAGAAATGCATAAAGTGAAGCTTTTTAATTATCTAAAGAGATTCAGATTCGAGGCAAAAGAGTTGAGTCCTGAAATGTTTAAGATGTGCTTCAATGGTTTAATGTACAGATATTAAAAATAGACACACATACCACAAGAATCAAAAAAGTCTAGAGTAACGACATATTACCAGACTATAGattgtgttgcatgtgttttatttgcatagGCCATAAGTGGCAAATTCATATTGCTGAAAAAGTGTCTAATCTCCTTGAGTCCCAGAAAAGCATGTAATCTGGCTGGTGAGAAGTTGTTTGCCGTCACAGGTGCAGGCCTGCAGGCTTTGCAATCATGTCATGTACTTCGGGATGACGGGACACAATGATGGTTATTATTGGTGTCGGAGCAGCCCTGTAATGGGTGCCTGTTTAATGCTCTCTGGtttaattttctccttttcctggCTGTCAGGGGAGGCCTTGTAAATCTCAGCTActttttcatcatgtttgtgcACTCTTCAGTACCCGTAAACGAGACTCCGCAGAGGCACGGCAGAGTGAGGGCAGGGGACAGGATTTACTGCCCCTCCCCCTTCAACATGTGGACCATTAAAGAGGAAGCTGGTTAATGGGCAGAGCACAATCAAGCAGTGAAAACTCACCCACCCTGCTGCAGTGAGAAAGGAGACCTGGACCAAACATTATTACAAGAGCACCATTATCATATGCCTAAGCAGCACTGGTGTCGGTCTGCTTTTTCTTGAAAATTGTGCGCTGTGCACAATCTGCTGTGTGCTCATGTTTGTACATATGTATTAACATGGATGTGAAGGAGGGACATGTAACACATCCGTAATTCCCCCCAGCCTGCCTCCCACCAGCACCCCCAGTGATGGCTGCGTGACGCTGGCCCGGTCTAGTCCCAGAGGGGTTTGACGCGTGCCTCTTCCTCAGGCCCCAGCTGTTACTCCACCCCATGATGAATGCCCCTGTCGTGGGCCGCTGAGCACGGGCATCAAGCCCCAAGTCTCTGGGGAAAGCCGAGGACTCTGATAAGTGCTGTTATTGGAGGTAATTGAAAGCTGAGTGTTCCTTTGGGATGCACTGGAGGGCCGGCGCTACTGAGCACCAAACTGCTGGAGCTGGTGATGGAGCTCTATCACACTTGTGGGCTCAAGGCTACTGAATACCGTTTAACACTTATATGTCGACAACGTTTTGTTAATTAGGAATGGTTTGAACTCTAGACTCTGCTCTAGAGCCGGTCCCGCCTCAGTCAAATAGGATTTTGCCGTACAATACGAAGATTTGACTATTcgttcctttttttcctcatatAGTCTGTCATCTGCCAATCAATATCAGCCAACATGAGTCTTGTGTTTTACCTGTAAGACTGACGTTTTAATGCCTTTCTTCATCATCCGTGATGTGAAAACGCGTGATTTCCACGCTGTCAGAGAAAGTAACAACACGTGTCCTGCTCATAGTTCAGTTATAAAATCCCAGCACCTTTCCCTTGCCCTGCTTTGCTTCAATCACAGTTAgttttgtggtcattttcagTGCCGTTTTTTTAGCCTGCCGTGCTGTTGCTCTTAATGACGCGGCTAAAAAACTACATTGCATTGACTTAACTGACAAAATGGCCATTGACTTAGCGGCTTCTCAACTGATTACTTGAATTATTGGCTTTTAGGAGCCAACCCCTTAGattttgtttaaaagaaaacagactgaaacCAATCACAGAAGATTACAAAACTTCTACCGACAAGCTTGTAGGCCTGAGTAAAGTCTCACATTTACCATTTAGGCAGAATTTCTTGGAACATGTATGGCGTTtagaacacattaaaaaacttAACTTTGAAAAACGTGGATATCCAGCTGTAAACAGCCTCAGTCAGTGTATTCTGGGTGTAGGACCACCTGTTGTCTCTCATGCAGCACCTGTCCTCCACCGTGATACCGCCAGGCGTAGACCCGGGCTGACCCCTGTTGCGTCTGCCTGTGTGAAGGTGAGACTGAAGGTCGCCCTGTCCTGACAGCTCCTAATGGGCCTCCGCAttcaccaccaccaacaccaccacctcctcctcacccttGGGATCAATCTCGGGCCTATTAGAGGCACGCCGCTGCTGAATATGATTGCATTCACCGGGCCCCACCGGTGCTAATGTGCCTCCATCAATCCATCAGGCAGGCTGACCGCGGGGCGGGCGGTTATGAAGTGGCTGAGCTGACAGCCGCTGAATGAGGAACAGGGGATGCCTCCCCGCTGCCAccacccttcctcctcctgctcacctCTACTACTCCTCTGTGCTCGTCTTGccacctctcccctctctctctctctgtgggctCATAGCAGCTTGGTGAAGCGCCTTTTTGAAGGTGACACCTCGGCTGGAAGGAAAGTGAAACGAGGATCTAGGATGGTTCCGTTTTTATAATCTGAATATTCAGAGACCTTGGGCCTTGTGAGGTTAGTTCTCTCAAATTGGCTCCCGTCTTTTTAATTATCGGGCGTGCTGTTTCGTAATAGTGTTGCTGCTAAAGTGATGGTCCATTGTTAGAAAATCTTTAGCAGCTCCACTCACAATTTGCAACGGGATGACACGAGTGTCTCCTTGCTCGGCGTAGCAGGTTGCAGCTGTATCTGATGGAGCCTGTCCATATCTTAAGCAGGATCAGTGTCGGAGCTGTGTGAAAGCAGGAGCAGGCCGAGCttaatacacacactcacacaccgcTCTTCAGTTCTGCCTGCCTGCCGCCTCCCTGAGCAGATCGGAAATGACACCTCATTTCCATAAAGGCATTAGGAATTCATTGGATTTTCTTTCCCAGCTAATCATAGTGCGGGTGTAAAACCTTTTAGGCTTTTTAATGAATGATTTTTGACTGATTGCCTATTAATAAGGACACCTCTTGAACAGGCATAGGCTGGGACAGGGGTTGGGAGgtgcagatgtgtttgttttgctgtgtgaatgtgtgtgtgtgtgtgtgtcagccaggCGAAAATACattggagaaggaggaggagaggaggggtgggcCCTCTCGGTTGGGACATAAAGAGGAACCAGTGGCTCCCCTGGGAAATCACAGCTCGTGTCTGCATCTTAAATATCCCTGTGAAGTATCAATAAGTGGGTAATTGAATtttgaacacaaacatgagcgTCATGTGTATGTGTTGCAAGACGGGTGGGGGGAGTTGTGGGCTGAATGTGTTCGCCTCCAAGTGtttctttgcttgtgtgtttgtgtgtttcatctcctctgtgtctccccgTCCCCCGGGGAGGAGGGCAGTGAAAGAGGATGTTAAATCCATTAAATAAAGCTTACAGGCCGTAATAGCTGAGCAGCGCTCTGAGATGGGCAGTGAGGGTCAGATAAGTCCTCTTAACTCTTAATGAAAGTGAATTGGGGCAGTCGGGGCCGGGGTCCAGGACTCCAGTTAACCCAGGTGGTCATCTGTCTTTGGAGCTAACAGGGGTCCAGCGGCTCACCAGGAGCGTGCCATCGAGAGAGGCGGGGGGGCGTTGGGGGGGGTGCCAAGTGATGATTACTCTCATTTTATACACAGGGGAGTGGTGGTGGGGGCTGGGAGTGGGCTGTGACAATGACATCCAGATCACTCACTGTAAACGAGGGGAAAGTAAGATGTTACACTGCCGCATTTCCTCCACATTTACATTCGAGCCACCTGGGATTTTCCAAACAGAAATGATTTGCCAGTGCAGAAAAGATAAATTGCAGAAACAGAATTTCCTGCAGTGTAGTTTTAGTCATTGCTGCTTAATTTTGAAAAAGGGCAGCATTTTAAATAGCCTCGGGGCATATTTAGCTGTTTGCAGATATAGGTCAATCTCCATTGTTGCAACCTTAGCAGCAGTAATCAGGCCTGAATCTACAGCCAGAGGATTAGTGGGCTGTTGTGGGAACTAGGGGGGTACAGGAGCCTTCAGCAGGCTCCTCTGCTCCGTGCTGACCTCTCTGTCCTCGTGTCCTCAGCCCTCAATCTGATGATAACCTGGCTAagctctgtttgtttacatgttttgtCTATTTATGGATGATACTCATTTCAAATTACTTGGATAAAAATGGATTGCAGTCGAAGATGGTAGAATATCCAGTGTGGATAAAATGATCGTATCCAGCATGATGTGGCCGTGTTTACTGGACTACTGGTAGACTGTGATGGAATCTCAGACCAGTTCAGGCTAAATGATAATTAGATAGCAACAAATCAACAGGGCAAGGAGATGGCCCACAGAATCCATAAGGTGTCATTTAGTATGGATGGCAGTCGTAACAAGATGCTGATTAACTTAGTGCAAAATTAGTAATTGACCTTTCTAATCAACTAAACAAATCTCTAAGTCCCCCTAATCAGTATTGATCTCCCCTGCTGTATGACAAAgcctgagtgtgtgcgtgtgtgtgtgtttgagagagaggtgtgtgtgcttaGGCTTTCTAACCTCTTCTGTTTATGCAGGTATTacaaaaatgtacaacaaaTATAACTTCTTTATAAATCTGTTCAAGATAAAGCATTGTCGCAAGGCGGTGCAGcaaaggttgtgtttgtgtttttcgtTGGAGGTGTTCTCTGGGCACAAATCTGAAGTCGATTTCAAAATCAGTCAAATTATTGGCTGaaaaatttattttttaacttttcatagttactaacacacacacacacatgatgatGAGAAACGTGCATAAACCAACAGGGGTCCTGGGAAACCATTACATTTTCcatgtatctgtatctgtatttcCATGTAACTGTCAATCTCAAAATGATTTCAAGGCTCATacaaatatattacatatatatacaatTATATTATGCACATATTAAATCACAACcagttaaacaaacaaacagcacgtAACATGCACTGCATCACTGACTGGGATTCTATAAATGCGGTGGCGTGCTGTGACGTCAACTGTTCCACTCTTGTTAAACTTGCCTTTGTACGATGTATATAACAGGCTTTTGGTCACATAGATGCTGAACAACTTCGTCATCAAGAACTCTTCAAATGGTTGTGGAAGTTGTTTTATACAGTCCCTTATTTTAGGACACCAGCAggagtgtatatatatatatatatatatatatatatatatatatatatatatatatagtgtgtgtgtgtgtgtgtgagagagagagagaggttccTATATGTATTTGAGAGTCAGTAGTTATTTCAACAAAGCAAAATCTGAGATTTAATCGAAGCAAACAGACTTtatgaaaatgcatgaaacCCATTGAAACCAACAACTCCTCAAGCGAATGTTTTCACGTGCTGTGTGACTAATAATAGTTCTGTGCAACTTTTATTTCGAAGCAATATATAAAAAAGGAGCCCCTCCCCTGTGTGTACTGAAAGTAATAGAACTCATTACCTTTTATTACTTATTTTATgacatgttttatcatttttgaaaaaaagcaGTAGCCCCATGTGAAGACTAGATAAGTATGATAGGAAAATGGCTGCATCCTCTGAAATCTACAAACTCAGAACAAGTTGAATATCAAAGATATGCACACATATGTAGtctgaaaatatatttcatatgAAAGACATTTAATAAACACAAGTTCAGCTTTTGTccttatttttctcatttcctgacTTGACAGCCAATTGACAGCTGTGATTTTTCATGTGATCTAAAATTTTGAAATTGTAGATACTTTCATGATTTGTGCACCAATCAGAGCAAATGTGGCATTTTTCTGAATCACACTGAATATAGTCTTTGGGCACAAATGGGTTGAATTCAACCATttatcatcatgttttctccatttGGGTATTTCTACTACTTGTTAAgccattttaaaatgtcacaattgTAAATAATAAGTTTTTTagggctgaattccatttagcagCTTCAGGTTCAGGGTTCTGCTGTTGCATGCTGACACCAgtcaagtttccatccaaatgtagcaCAAATTCTAAACAAATTTCTAGATAATCAGCAGAAGAGAACGAATGCATGTTTCCATCTGTTAGCATTGAGCAAATATTAGTAATTGGGGGGATTGAGATAAACAGCTTAACGATAATTTAAGTCAGTGCGAGTTCATCTTGTGCTGCATTCTTCCCAGCCTTTCATGTTCTGCAACAACTCGCTGATGTTTGAGTTTTGGTTGGCCTCCTCACCAACACAGAGCCCACCTTCAGCTTGCCAATCACAACACTTTTCCCCATAATTCCTTTTTATAAAACGAGAGCCACACATCATAAATCGAGCGCTGATTTATGTTTAATGGGGTCTTTAATGTGATGATATCAATGATACTTCGATCTGAGTAGGGGGAGGCTGAGCTGAGCCGTAATTAATGAGACGTTCAGCGGGGCAAGGGGTCTCGGGAGGAGTGGCACAGCCACCCTTGATCTGTTTTACAGTTTGGGCTCATCAAGAGATGGAGAAAGCGataacaagagagagagagaggagcatgACAcattaaaaatccaaaatattaACTGCTACCTTTTACCGTTCCTAATGTAGCTGCTTCTAATAAGAAAGTGACATCAAGGTACTTGCGACTTTGGGGTCATCCCAATGTAATTGCTTTCCCTCACCTAATTTTGATGGCTTCATTTCAATCCAAAGCACCCTCTGCATGTTCAGGGGTCCCTTGATGACTTTGTTTAGGGTGATTTGAAGAGACAGCAAAGTGCAAAATGAATCCATCCCATTCCAATTAGCATCATCTTTAACCTAATGAGGGACACCTCAAGGTGACGTGGCCCCCACGCCCAGATGCACCACTATCGTTCCACACTGGGCAACTCATCAAAATTACTAACTGGCCCGGATTTTTCATTAGCCGCCGTGGGCTGGGGGAGGCGGGGCCCCTTTACACCAGCACACAGACGCTGATCACATGCAGCATCATGAAGGTGGATGACTTTCTGCTAAATGCCTGTTTGAAGTCcgtcctctgtctgctgctctgtagtctTATGTTTATGTGATGTGCTGGGTTAGTCACAAAGTGAACAGAGTCGCTGAGGAGATGTTTGCAGCTCATAAAACCTGCAGTGGAGCCGAGAGCCTGATCCTCTTCTTATCTTTAACAAAGAGTAATTACTGTACCTGCATGGCACCTCTGTAGGATTTATGATGATGCTGCAGGCAAGTCCCCACAGTCTCCATAGTGACACAAGGGTTTGTCTTTGACAGAAAAACCTCCAAAATGATTGCTCTCCCAGTGAAGACCAGTTCCACAAAGGGCCTTCAGCAGGGACAGTTGTATTGTAGGAGTGTCTAGACACGTTGCAGAACCCCAGTTCACTGGATCCCACCCAGACATGTTGGTGTTTTGGGCCTTTAACAGTATTAACAGTGTGTTTTACTTGCATCACAGATGGCAGTGGAACTCTGCAGGTTGTGGGAAAATGATTAGAGCTGGGAAGTCTGTGCATTCAATACCATCATATCAATTTTGTAACTGCACTTAGAGTCTAATATTTGGTACATTCATTCATAGGGGTTCGTAATATGGTCTATGGGGGTGTGGGGAGGGGGCTTTTTATAGTTATGAAAAAGACATAGTTTTGTGTAGCACAATAGGTTTTTGCTTTGTCTCCTTtgtcattaaacacacacacacttgcatgtaCTGAGCACTTGTACCTCACTGCACTGAGACAGCAAGCGAGCAAATCACAAGCCTCTGGTAGCTGCGTCtccattttatgttgttttccatGTGCTGAACGAACAGATGTTTGTATAAATTACCTCCCAGTGTGACACTACAGATATTAAATACATGCTTTGCATTACTAAACAACTGCTCTGAGGTGGTTTGAGCTGCAGGCAAATGTTGTGTAAGTGTTGTGTTTTACCAACTTATCAAAGGTGTAAAGCAAATTAGAGTTAGGGGCAATAAAagatcatgttttcatcttgttttccaGCCAGAGAAATGACCAGGGGGAAGTTTCTGAACATCTTGGAGAGGCCCAAGaagtgaccccccccccccccccccatgaaaTGTGGGACTGCAAGGTGAATCTGAGCTATGCGTTTACCAGTACGCTCTGAACATGTTCAGACCTTCACAACAAAGTTCAAGACTTTGCACTCAAACCGTAAACTGAAGCAGAATGCtctttcacacacgcacacacacccacacactgagGTCCTCGGTGCATCTGTTGTCCTCCTATAGATAGATGCCTTTACATTTATGGAAACGTCAAATGATTTATTACTTCCTCACTGAATTTCGTTGTAGCTTGTAGACCTGCTTTGATTAAATGTTCCCTATTTATTCTCATTTCTATTTTAAacatgatttacattttttgcaatTTGTGAAGTTGTAtaataaagttttaaaacaaaaagatgattGCCTTTTATTTAAAACCCCTGTGAATAATTAGGTTTCCAGCCGAAGCGGCTGACTCTGGTGATGCAACAGTTTTCGGAGACTGTTCAACTTTTAATCAGGGCAATAACTTCATGCCTCTCATTCCACAAAGTGCAGCACCTCTCCGGCTGTGGACATGTAAGGAGCTCCGACGTGAGAGTGCTTTCCCGGCTACCAGGCCATGTTTTCCATTTAATGAGCATTGGAAGCAGGGTCCCCTACACAAAACATTGCGTAAAAATAATATTGCTCATTGTCATCGCCGTTAATGAGAGTTGACATAATTACTAGGACCATTTCTTTTCTAATTAGCACACTTCGGCCTTGTCGGAGCTAGCGGCCAGGCAAAAAGAGAATCAGACAGGCATGCCGAATGGGAAACAAAAAGAAGTCCATCCGCCATAATTAGGTAAGACAATGCCTCGGACTGTTCTCGGCTGGAGATGTCGCTGGGGCTCTGGCCGCTCACTCCCAACAAGTTACACTTCTCCCCAGGCCGCTAATAAGCCCCTAATCGTCTTTCCGATTCACACGGACAGAGGCCGCCATTGCCTCAGTGGCTTCACCCCCCGCCTATCGCACGGACCCTGGTTCACCCCTTTCAAAAAATATGGATTATTTAAACAGTTCTGCAGTTTTCCCACAGACACAGCATGGCCTGGTAGCAGGAAGATGGGCCCAGAATGTAATTTTTTATGTCCAAATAGCCGACTGTGGTTTGTAgttgttttggctttttgcaTAGGCTTTGTAAAAGCACAAAAGATGGTCCAAATACAATAGAATACAATATGGGCCATTAGAAAAACTGAATCTAATGTTTTCTGCACATTGTTACATGATAAAGTATGGATGCATTAGAACAGCCTACGAAAACTCCCATTCCATGCTAAGCACCACTTTCCAGCATGGCACCCTTTATACAGTGCTTATAAGTTGCAACTAGTGTGTTTATTAATGGTTAATAAGGAATTCACTAATGCATTGTGCTGATCAATAATAAGCCATTAATTATAAAAATTTGGGGTTGTCCAAGTTGTGTAAAATATCTTTGGTTGGCGTTCATTCTCCTCCAGCATGACGCTTGCTTTGCCAACAAGTACAGAGTTGTAGAGCAGGTAGATGTCCATTTATACAACTTATACTGCAAACTGcatgcacttttgtttttttttaaaacatatttattaatgatttattaacaTTCATATCTGCAGACTTTGTTGGTTACAGAAAGTGAAAACCATTGCAAAACTGTTATAACTGCTTTATTACCAAGTAGAAAGTATAAACAACatcaaacctggcaacccagtAACCAACTTACAGCTTaccagagctggaggaagtattcaggtCCGTATGTAAGTAAAAATACCCCATTACAAGTCAAAGTCCTACACTGAAAATGGGATTCAAGAAAAACTATTATTAGCAAATTTTACGTAAAATTAAAGTCGTGGCGCTGCAAGATAATGGCCCTTATTGTATTATGGTGTTATACTGAATATTAGGCCTAATAGAGGTTATTATTGTTCGATTATTACTAGTGCATGTGCAAGCAGCATTACTGTTGAGCTAATTTGAacaattttgtgtgtgtgtgtgtgtgtgtatatatatatatatatatatatatatatatatatatatatagagagagagagagagagagataaaaaaaaatatctgagtAAAGTTTGTGTAGCCCTGAATGCTGGAGGTGACCCTGCTGTCTGTGGACACTTGTTGATGCCGAGTGATGAGCATTCAGTCTGCGGGGCGTTGACGCGGTAAGCGACCTGACGTCCTCAATATGTTGCACGCACCAGTGGCTGTCTGTCACCCGCAGCCTGCCTCCAGCCCAGCAGCCTCGTCAAGAAGCGGGTCAGTCCCCTGCAGAGCTGGTCATCCATATGGAGAGGAAATCTGAGCTCTtgcacccatccatccatccatccatccatccatccatccgcaGTGCGTTACCTTGACCTCGCATAGCCTCTGTGCCCCGACAAACGTCAATCCGATGTGCCCCGAGTCCTTAAATTAGCTGTCAATTAGTGCAAATTAATCAACTCCTCGCCTAATTAAGCAATGCCGACGGGCAGCTACCAAACATGCCATTGTGGAGGAGCCATGAGAAAGCTGCGGGGCCTGCAAACTCTTTCTGTaactgggaggaggaggaggaggaggagggaggcgcGGGGGCATCGCATCACATCACGCCCTGCCCTGCTGTGGGAAAGCAGAGGCTCTGGCGGTGCTTGAGTTTTTCCCCTGACTCGGCTCCACATGTGTGCTGTCATCAAGTTGCCTGCACCCTGTTCCAGCACCGAGGATGCAGCTGGATTCAGCGTACTGAGCCGCAGGATCAGATGAAGACTTTCCCACCACTTTGACCCACCTAATAAAAGAAGAGATATTAAACCACTGTTGCATGAGTAAAAGTTCATATATGGAAGGATAGCTGagatacatatatatatatatatatatatatatatatatatatatatatatatatatatatatatatatatatatatatatatatatatatatatatgtatatatacgtatatatatatatatatatatatatagcctaAGGTGCAAAATCTGTGCAGTCAAGTATATTTCTGTGACCTTCCCACCAATAAAAAGTTCTCTGTTTCTTCATTATCGCACATGCATTTCAAGCTGCAGCAGTCACATCAGCCAGGTATGATATTCATTACAGTGGGCGGTTTTTGCTTACAGCCGCTTATGAGTGTctgacctgctgcagtttgaaggTTACAGCCCGGATGCGTTTATCACTGACGCTTTGTAAATCAGGTTTGAGGACactttgtttctcatttttgcACAACGCCTAAAAAAATGGAGGAGTgaagggagcagagggaggatgtGGGGCCGGAGGAGgggagttgtgtgtgtgtgtgtgtgtgtgtgtgtgtgtgtgtgtgtgtgtgtgtgtgtgtgtgtgtgtgtgtgtgtgttgtgagggGGCGCTGATATACAAAAATTTTCCCaacagctgtttgctttttaatcTGCGGGCGTCAGATCCTGCAGGTCTTTGATGGGCAACCCAATCTACACGAGTGACTGAACTAAATCTTCCCTTAATCTAGAGCCTTATTAGGCGGCCTCTCTTGTGCATGTAAATCAGCATGCAGCCTTTTTCGCAGGAGGCGGGTTATTAAAAGCCGTGCGGAGAGGAGACGCGCTGCGTTGTCACCAGACAGAGGAACCAGCGTCCGTGTGGACCGCAGCAGAAGCGATGATGGAGTGAGAGGGAGCGGCGAGGTGCCTGTAATTGACGGGTCATCCTGACTCACAGCCTTCCATGTTAATAAATGACTGGATCCCAACAGGCTGATGTGTCATTAGCATATCCTGATAACATTGATTTCTTCATTAATAGAATTTCCAGTAAATAGGCCCTAATTAGTTTCAACTGGCCAAGCGCTAATTGAAGCAGCAATATTTCCCCCCTTAATCAGCATcttatttcatattgtttcacAGAAAATATGACTTTTCTATGCGGATCTGTCTTCTGTCTCAGTCACAGTTCATATAGTTTGAGGTTAAATTAGtaattttatgtattttgtagAGCATGCAACTGCATGGTCCCGGTTAATCCACATGATTtgcacatgtttatttattattctgctTGAGGGTTTccttattgcattatttttttcattttaacttggcatgcatgcatgcaggcgATGTATGTAAAGTAAATCTATTGGAAGCCACACTTGCACAAACTGGGCCAAAtcctcattttgttttaaatgatttccAAACGAATTCAATGTGGGAAAACAGTAAACTTTCACCACgagcacagaaaacaacacatattCATGTCAGT
Coding sequences:
- the lin52 gene encoding protein lin-52 homolog, with the protein product MASPNGGDDFESSLLSFEKLDRASPDLWPEQLPGVAEFAASCKNPITNSPPKWMAELESEDIEMLKELGSLTTANLMEKVKALQNLAYQLGLEESREMTRGKFLNILERPKK